The Achromobacter pestifer genome includes a region encoding these proteins:
- the gspK gene encoding type II secretion system minor pseudopilin GspK — translation MMPPRTATESGAAVISALIIVAIVAALTTGLFQRQTASTRRVENEMARVQARAMLAGGIDWARLIVRDHSRREPTTRGDQIWATPLLDTRIERPGDERVAVFSGRVQDEQGKYNLYNLANHGVPQPEQELVLRRLLNTLQLPDTLAARMVDVMSAAQPPALPADAPSAPPGRPAPDARAPLPRGVDEVAALLSLDPAVRNELRRTMTVLPAATTVNVNTAPAEVLAALAPGLSLSQARSMAGERDRGNWFNNSGDFANRLAGAGVKTPAPAVTTTSGWFLASGTVAYERARISMQVLLRSSPPAAPDTLWTREIP, via the coding sequence ATGATGCCGCCGCGCACTGCCACGGAAAGCGGCGCGGCCGTCATCAGCGCGCTCATCATCGTCGCCATCGTCGCGGCATTGACCACCGGCCTGTTCCAGCGCCAGACCGCCAGCACGCGGCGCGTGGAAAACGAGATGGCGCGAGTGCAGGCGCGCGCCATGCTGGCGGGCGGCATAGACTGGGCCCGCCTGATCGTGCGCGACCACAGCCGGCGCGAGCCCACCACCCGCGGCGACCAGATCTGGGCCACCCCGCTGCTGGACACGCGCATCGAGCGGCCTGGCGACGAACGCGTCGCCGTGTTCTCCGGCCGCGTGCAGGACGAGCAAGGCAAGTACAACCTCTACAACCTGGCGAACCATGGCGTGCCGCAGCCCGAGCAGGAGCTGGTGCTGCGCCGGCTGCTGAACACCCTGCAGCTGCCGGACACGCTGGCCGCGCGCATGGTGGATGTGATGTCGGCCGCGCAGCCTCCGGCGCTGCCTGCCGACGCACCCTCCGCGCCGCCGGGACGGCCCGCGCCCGACGCCCGCGCGCCCCTGCCGCGCGGCGTGGACGAAGTGGCCGCCCTGCTCTCGCTGGATCCGGCAGTGCGCAATGAGCTGCGCCGCACCATGACGGTGCTGCCCGCGGCCACCACCGTCAATGTCAACACCGCGCCGGCCGAGGTGCTTGCGGCGCTGGCGCCCGGCCTGTCGCTCAGCCAGGCCCGCTCCATGGCGGGCGAACGCGACCGCGGCAACTGGTTCAACAATTCCGGCGACTTCGCCAACCGCCTGGCCGGCGCGGGCGTGAAGACGCCTGCGCCCGCCGTGACCACCACCAGCGGCTGGTTCCTGGCCAGCGGCACCGTGGCCTACGAGCGCGCGCGCATCTCCATGCAGGTGCTGCTGCGCAGTTCGCCGCCCGCGGCCCCCGACACCTTATGGACTAGAGAAATTCCTTGA
- the gspM gene encoding type II secretion system protein GspM → MKLPQALHAARQSLAKTLTPALTRAGQRYRALAPRERRLVSAAGLLLGAALVFVTLIEPPLNTLRKLQAELPALRGQAATVADLTAQAGALRHKSAAPAGAMPSAAELGASLERAGLTAELWTLGEPEQGPGVLLTLKQAPSSALLRWLDGAARDWGLAVKQVDLTRAANANGRPLPGLVNGKVSLAAPQAERG, encoded by the coding sequence ATGAAACTCCCGCAAGCCCTGCATGCGGCCAGGCAGTCGCTGGCCAAGACCCTCACGCCCGCGCTGACGCGCGCCGGGCAACGCTATCGGGCGCTGGCGCCGCGCGAGCGCCGGCTGGTAAGCGCCGCCGGCCTGCTGCTGGGCGCGGCGCTGGTCTTCGTCACGCTGATCGAACCGCCCTTGAACACACTGCGCAAGCTACAAGCGGAATTGCCCGCGCTGCGCGGCCAGGCGGCCACGGTCGCCGACCTGACCGCGCAAGCCGGCGCCTTGCGGCATAAGTCCGCCGCGCCCGCCGGCGCCATGCCCAGCGCCGCGGAGCTGGGCGCCTCGCTCGAACGCGCCGGACTGACCGCGGAGTTATGGACGCTGGGCGAGCCCGAACAGGGTCCCGGCGTGCTGCTGACACTGAAGCAGGCGCCTTCTTCGGCCTTGCTGCGCTGGTTGGACGGCGCGGCGCGCGACTGGGGGCTCGCCGTCAAACAGGTGGACCTCACCCGCGCCGCCAACGCCAACGGCAGGCCGCTGCCCGGCCTGGTCAATGGCAAGGTCAGCCTGGCGGCGCCGCAAGCTGAGCGGGGTTGA
- a CDS encoding type II toxin-antitoxin system Phd/YefM family antitoxin: MSISSADVIPLSQARANLSELADQVKSGAEKIITKNGESYVALIDAERLDYYHRLEQERIHLLLIDDASRGLSDVVAGKVKDAQGAVYALKRRRAAKTAR, translated from the coding sequence ATGAGCATCTCGTCCGCCGATGTGATTCCCTTGTCCCAAGCCAGGGCCAATTTGTCCGAGCTGGCCGATCAGGTCAAGTCCGGGGCTGAGAAAATCATCACCAAAAATGGTGAAAGCTACGTCGCGCTGATCGACGCCGAGCGGCTGGACTACTACCACCGGCTGGAACAGGAACGCATCCACCTGTTGTTGATCGACGACGCAAGCCGGGGCTTGTCCGATGTTGTGGCCGGCAAGGTCAAGGACGCGCAGGGCGCGGTGTACGCTCTCAAGCGCCGCCGCGCGGCCAAGACCGCCCGCTGA
- the gspL gene encoding type II secretion system protein GspL yields the protein MKNILRLALPPLDEFSSGSLLPYAWFDRRGHCARQGELTLEAMGHAFPHAACEAVLHPADVIATSVQIPAVARARYAAAVHGALEPLVLSDLDSLAIGHGPRAADGTVPLAWAAREPVRRAWGLLNAQGLRAHALIAPQTLGSDTTAPLRDPADPRWLAPTPSWSLAMPQLAPARVSAWRPVWRWGAAAAVVWIGGLNLYASQLYTEADALRNGMRTQVLAAFPDLPVVLDPPRQAQQGLDALQANRGAANAADFLPLARAAAQALPFAADKVARLGYAEQALTLQLADAGEQSQRVAETPALIQQAAALGLKLERGDNDNTWRIVRAQP from the coding sequence TTGAAGAACATCCTGCGCCTTGCGCTGCCGCCACTGGACGAATTCAGCTCCGGCTCCCTGCTGCCCTATGCCTGGTTCGACCGCCGCGGCCACTGCGCCCGCCAGGGCGAGCTGACGCTTGAAGCCATGGGCCATGCCTTTCCCCACGCCGCTTGCGAAGCCGTGCTGCACCCCGCGGACGTCATCGCCACCAGCGTGCAGATCCCCGCGGTGGCACGCGCCCGCTACGCCGCCGCCGTCCACGGGGCGCTGGAACCGTTGGTGCTCAGCGACCTGGACTCACTCGCTATCGGCCATGGCCCGCGCGCCGCGGACGGCACGGTCCCGCTGGCCTGGGCCGCGCGCGAACCCGTGCGCCGCGCCTGGGGCCTGCTGAACGCGCAAGGACTGCGCGCGCACGCGCTCATCGCGCCGCAGACCCTGGGATCCGATACCACTGCGCCGCTGCGCGATCCCGCCGACCCGCGTTGGCTCGCGCCCACGCCTTCGTGGTCGCTGGCCATGCCGCAGCTGGCGCCGGCCCGCGTCTCGGCCTGGCGTCCCGTCTGGCGCTGGGGCGCGGCCGCGGCGGTCGTCTGGATCGGCGGCCTGAATCTGTACGCTTCGCAGCTGTACACCGAAGCCGATGCGTTGCGCAACGGCATGCGCACGCAGGTGCTGGCCGCCTTTCCCGACCTGCCGGTGGTGCTGGATCCGCCGCGCCAGGCGCAGCAGGGCCTGGACGCGCTGCAGGCCAACCGCGGCGCGGCCAATGCCGCCGACTTCCTGCCCCTGGCCCGCGCCGCGGCCCAGGCCCTGCCCTTCGCCGCCGACAAGGTGGCCCGCCTGGGCTACGCCGAACAGGCGCTGACGCTGCAGCTGGCCGACGCCGGCGAACAGTCGCAACGCGTCGCGGAAACCCCCGCGCTGATCCAGCAAGCCGCCGCACTGGGCCTGAAGCTCGAACGCGGCGATAACGACAACACCTGGCGCATCGTGCGCGCGCAACCATGA
- the gspN gene encoding type II secretion system protein N, protein MSGFRLSKRSAALLLAGCACAAAAAVTVLPARWLLVLLPDKAPVTLADASGTLWQGSAWIALGPPGARRMLPQPVQWQWRWDALALDISHPWLQGPLRATPGWNGISLPAQSLRAPASILSALGAPWNTIAPQGTLEIRWQPLRLGAALPAGPVAELRWRNASTALTPVAPVGSYLLRVQGGKAGATLALSTESGLLDVSGQGSAGGRGGLKFQGQATYAGAAREADRAALDGLLSALGRRSGDVTTFGT, encoded by the coding sequence ATGTCCGGATTCCGCCTCTCCAAGCGTTCCGCCGCGTTGCTGCTGGCAGGCTGCGCTTGCGCAGCGGCAGCGGCCGTCACCGTGCTACCCGCGCGCTGGTTGCTGGTCCTGCTGCCGGACAAAGCGCCGGTCACGCTGGCCGACGCCAGCGGCACCTTGTGGCAAGGCAGCGCCTGGATCGCGCTGGGACCTCCCGGCGCGCGCCGCATGCTGCCGCAGCCGGTGCAGTGGCAATGGCGCTGGGACGCGCTGGCCCTGGATATCTCGCATCCCTGGCTGCAAGGCCCCTTGCGCGCGACGCCCGGCTGGAACGGCATATCGCTGCCAGCCCAGTCGCTGCGCGCGCCCGCTTCCATCCTGTCCGCGCTGGGCGCGCCGTGGAACACCATCGCCCCCCAGGGCACCCTGGAAATCCGCTGGCAGCCCCTGCGGCTGGGCGCGGCCCTGCCCGCCGGCCCCGTGGCCGAATTGCGCTGGCGCAACGCCAGCACCGCGCTGACGCCGGTCGCGCCCGTGGGGTCGTATCTGCTGCGGGTGCAAGGCGGCAAGGCCGGCGCCACGCTGGCCCTGAGTACGGAAAGCGGCTTGCTGGACGTCAGCGGCCAGGGCAGCGCCGGCGGGCGCGGCGGCCTGAAGTTCCAGGGCCAGGCGACCTACGCCGGCGCCGCGCGCGAGGCGGATCGGGCGGCGCTGGACGGACTGCTGTCGGCGCTGGGACGGCGTTCGGGGGATGTTACGACCTTCGGGACATGA
- a CDS encoding type II toxin-antitoxin system RelE/ParE family toxin: MTAKPAVKLTAHFERQLEEIEAFLAEAGMPRAFDALLGELAEVIIPNLAAFPDMGRLFLERPPRSVEAANGVTRLAKQLQALAKDAELREYVSAHYLMLYARIKNQVYLLSIRHHRQLSFDFPDRWRA, from the coding sequence GTGACAGCGAAACCTGCCGTCAAGCTCACCGCCCACTTCGAGCGCCAGCTTGAGGAGATCGAAGCCTTCCTCGCGGAGGCGGGAATGCCGCGCGCTTTCGACGCCTTGCTGGGTGAATTGGCCGAGGTGATCATCCCGAACCTGGCGGCCTTTCCCGACATGGGACGCCTGTTCCTGGAACGGCCCCCGCGTTCGGTGGAGGCCGCCAACGGCGTCACGCGCCTGGCCAAACAGCTTCAAGCGCTGGCCAAGGATGCGGAGCTGCGCGAATACGTGTCCGCGCACTACCTGATGCTGTACGCCCGGATCAAGAATCAGGTCTACCTGCTCTCAATCCGGCATCACCGCCAGCTTTCCTTCGATTTTCCGGACCGCTGGCGGGCATAG
- a CDS encoding prepilin-type N-terminal cleavage/methylation domain-containing protein: MRRPPRDQAGFTLIEVLVALALMALVSLMAWRGLASVSSARERIEEQAEDIDAIVRTLGQMARDVELSYTGPGFEPAGLDAQAYTSGLRLLRRASDGPVFEILRPDPDGNGLWQRVQWQVRKDGLWRASGPAAARSPLPAASDGILLLPGTRALKLRAWVPGSGWVDGDASLAASPAGLEITLERGSPGAPERYTRVLELP, encoded by the coding sequence ATGCGCCGCCCTCCCCGCGACCAAGCCGGCTTCACGCTGATCGAAGTGCTGGTGGCCCTGGCGCTGATGGCGCTGGTCAGCCTGATGGCCTGGCGCGGCCTGGCCAGCGTGTCGAGCGCCCGCGAGCGGATCGAGGAACAGGCCGAGGACATCGACGCCATCGTCCGCACGCTGGGCCAGATGGCGCGCGATGTCGAACTCTCGTACACCGGCCCCGGCTTCGAACCGGCGGGCCTGGACGCGCAAGCCTATACCAGCGGCCTGCGCCTGCTGCGCCGTGCAAGCGACGGCCCCGTATTCGAGATCCTGCGCCCCGACCCCGACGGCAACGGCCTGTGGCAGCGCGTGCAATGGCAGGTGCGCAAGGACGGTCTGTGGCGCGCCAGCGGGCCAGCGGCGGCGCGCAGCCCCTTGCCGGCCGCCAGCGACGGCATCCTGCTGCTGCCCGGCACGCGCGCCCTGAAGCTGCGCGCCTGGGTGCCGGGGTCGGGCTGGGTGGACGGCGACGCCAGCCTGGCCGCCTCCCCCGCCGGCCTGGAGATCACGCTGGAACGCGGCTCCCCAGGCGCCCCCGAGCGCTACACCCGCGTGCTGGAGCTGCCATGA